The following proteins are encoded in a genomic region of Enterocloster clostridioformis:
- the fabF gene encoding beta-ketoacyl-ACP synthase II: MKTRVVVTGMGAITPIGNDVESFWQGLKDKTVGIGPITYFDTTEYKCKLAAEVKGFAPKQYMDAKAARRMEAFSQFAVAASKEALEQSGIDMEKEDPYRVGVCVGSGIGSLQAMEKDVKKLNEKGPSRVNPLLVPLMISNMAAGNVAIQFGLKGKCFNVVTACATGTHSIGEAFRSIQYGEADVMVAGGAEASITPIGIAGFTSLTALNTTEDASRASIPFDEDRNGFVMGEGAGVVVLESLEHAKARGANILAEVVGYGATCDAFHITSPAEDGSGAARAMENAMKDAGITAEDIDYVNAHGTSTHHNDLFETKAIKLALGDHAEKVKINSTKSMIGHLLGAAGGVEFITCVKSIQDGFVHATAGLKKPGEGCDLDYTMGDGVSMNVDVAISNSLGFGGHNASLIVKKFSE, translated from the coding sequence ATGAAAACAAGAGTAGTAGTAACCGGCATGGGCGCCATTACTCCCATTGGAAATGATGTGGAGAGCTTCTGGCAGGGACTTAAGGATAAGACAGTTGGAATCGGCCCCATTACTTATTTTGACACAACCGAATATAAGTGCAAGCTGGCCGCGGAGGTAAAGGGATTTGCCCCCAAACAGTACATGGATGCCAAGGCAGCCCGCCGTATGGAGGCATTTTCACAGTTTGCGGTGGCTGCCTCCAAGGAAGCTCTGGAGCAGTCCGGCATTGATATGGAGAAGGAGGATCCCTACCGCGTAGGCGTGTGCGTGGGATCCGGCATCGGCTCTCTCCAGGCCATGGAAAAGGATGTGAAGAAGCTTAACGAGAAGGGACCCAGCCGTGTGAATCCCCTTCTGGTTCCCCTCATGATAAGCAACATGGCAGCAGGCAATGTTGCCATCCAGTTCGGACTTAAGGGAAAATGCTTCAACGTGGTAACTGCATGCGCAACCGGAACCCATTCCATCGGTGAGGCATTCCGTTCCATTCAGTACGGCGAGGCGGATGTGATGGTGGCCGGCGGAGCAGAGGCCAGCATTACGCCAATCGGCATTGCGGGATTTACCTCCCTTACAGCTCTGAACACCACAGAGGACGCTTCCAGGGCATCCATCCCCTTTGACGAGGACAGGAATGGTTTTGTTATGGGCGAGGGAGCAGGCGTGGTAGTGCTGGAGTCCCTGGAACACGCAAAGGCCAGAGGAGCCAATATCCTGGCAGAGGTAGTGGGATACGGCGCCACCTGTGACGCATTCCACATCACTTCCCCGGCAGAGGACGGAAGCGGCGCTGCCCGTGCCATGGAGAACGCCATGAAGGATGCAGGCATCACGGCGGAGGATATTGACTATGTCAATGCCCACGGCACCAGCACCCATCACAATGATTTGTTTGAGACAAAGGCCATCAAGCTGGCTTTGGGAGACCATGCGGAAAAGGTGAAGATCAACTCCACCAAATCCATGATTGGCCATCTCCTGGGAGCAGCAGGCGGCGTGGAGTTTATCACCTGTGTGAAGTCCATCCAGGATGGATTTGTCCATGCCACAGCAGGACTTAAGAAGCCGGGAGAGGGCTGCGATCTGGATTACACCATGGGCGACGGCGTATCCATGAACGTGGATGTGGCCATCAGTAATTCCCTGGGATTTGGCGGACATAATGCCAGCCTGATTGTTAAAAAGTTCAGCGAATAA
- the accB gene encoding acetyl-CoA carboxylase biotin carboxyl carrier protein produces the protein MNVDEIIKLMQAVSENGLTSLELKEGELKLSLKREKEMPQIVTVSAPSADAVSMQMAAVQNGLAGPSMMSPAMMPQGVMTPQAARDTASGADIGSDKVVTSPLVGTFYNASSPDAAPFVQAGDTVKKGQVLGIIEAMKLMNEIESEYDGVVEAVLVNNEEVVEYGQPLFRIK, from the coding sequence ATGAACGTAGATGAAATCATAAAATTGATGCAGGCAGTTTCCGAAAACGGGCTGACCAGCCTGGAGTTAAAGGAAGGGGAGCTTAAGCTTTCGCTGAAGCGTGAAAAAGAGATGCCTCAAATTGTGACGGTAAGCGCTCCTTCCGCAGACGCGGTGTCCATGCAGATGGCAGCTGTGCAGAACGGCCTGGCAGGCCCGTCCATGATGTCCCCGGCCATGATGCCCCAGGGCGTGATGACGCCTCAGGCAGCCCGGGATACGGCTTCCGGCGCTGATATCGGTTCAGACAAGGTAGTTACCTCCCCCTTAGTGGGAACCTTCTACAATGCCTCCTCACCGGATGCAGCACCCTTTGTACAGGCGGGAGATACCGTGAAAAAGGGCCAGGTACTGGGAATTATCGAAGCCATGAAGCTGATGAATGAGATTGAGAGCGAATACGACGGCGTAGTGGAAGCTGTCCTTGTGAACAACGAGGAAGTGGTGGAATACGGCCAGCCATTGTTCCGCATCAAATAA
- the fabZ gene encoding 3-hydroxyacyl-ACP dehydratase FabZ gives MLMGVKEIQEIIPHRHPFLLVDCIEELEPGVRAVGYKCVTYDESFFKGHFPQEPVMPGVLLIEALAQTGAVAILSQEGFKGKVAYFGGIEKAKFKRKVVPGDKVKLECEIIKQKGPVGVGKATATVDGKLAVSAELTFMVG, from the coding sequence ATGTTGATGGGAGTTAAAGAAATCCAGGAAATCATACCGCACAGGCATCCTTTCCTGCTGGTGGACTGTATCGAGGAGCTGGAACCGGGCGTGCGCGCCGTTGGCTATAAATGCGTGACCTATGATGAGTCATTTTTCAAGGGACACTTTCCCCAGGAGCCGGTCATGCCGGGCGTGCTGCTGATTGAGGCCCTGGCCCAGACAGGGGCAGTCGCCATTCTGTCCCAGGAAGGGTTCAAGGGAAAGGTGGCTTATTTTGGCGGCATCGAAAAGGCCAAGTTCAAACGCAAGGTAGTGCCGGGCGACAAGGTAAAGCTGGAATGCGAAATCATCAAGCAGAAGGGACCGGTTGGCGTGGGCAAGGCCACCGCAACGGTTGACGGAAAGCTGGCGGTGAGCGCAGAGCTTACATTCATGGTAGGTTAG
- a CDS encoding acetyl-CoA carboxylase biotin carboxylase subunit, with product MFNKILIANRGEIAVRVIRACREMGIQTVAVYSEADRDCLHTMLADEAICIGPAPSTDSYLNIERILAATVAMKADAIHPGFGFLSENARFAKLCAECNIAFIGPSAEIINKMGNKSEARKTMMEAGVPVVPGSREPVHTAEDGLAMAKETGFPVMIKASSGGGGKGMRISRSQEDFTELFNAAQMESVKGFSDDTMYIEKYIEKPRHVEFQIMADKHGNVVHLGERDCSIQRRHQKVLEEAPCDVISPGLRKAMGDTAVKAAKAVGYENAGTIEFLLDKDKNFYFMEMNTRIQVEHPVTEMVTGMDLIKEQIRVAAGENLSVSQEDVRIEGHAIECRINAENPAKNFMPCPGRITNVHIPGGNGVRVDTHIYNDYKVPANYDSMLMKLIVYDKDREAAISKMRSALGEVIIEGIETNINFQYEILENDAFQQGDTDTSFIEKHFPDYVR from the coding sequence ATGTTTAACAAGATTTTGATTGCCAATAGAGGTGAGATTGCGGTCCGCGTTATCCGGGCCTGCCGTGAGATGGGAATTCAGACCGTGGCCGTATATTCCGAGGCTGACAGGGACTGTCTTCACACCATGCTGGCTGACGAGGCCATCTGTATCGGGCCGGCGCCGTCCACGGACAGTTATCTGAATATTGAGAGGATTCTGGCTGCAACGGTGGCCATGAAGGCGGACGCCATCCATCCGGGATTCGGCTTCCTGTCTGAGAATGCCAGGTTTGCCAAGCTGTGCGCCGAGTGCAATATTGCGTTTATCGGACCCAGCGCGGAAATCATCAATAAGATGGGCAATAAATCCGAAGCCCGAAAGACCATGATGGAAGCCGGGGTGCCTGTGGTGCCTGGCAGCAGGGAACCGGTGCACACGGCTGAGGACGGTCTGGCTATGGCAAAAGAAACCGGCTTCCCGGTGATGATTAAGGCATCATCCGGCGGCGGCGGTAAGGGCATGAGGATTTCCAGGAGCCAGGAGGACTTTACGGAGCTGTTCAACGCGGCTCAGATGGAATCGGTTAAGGGATTTTCCGACGACACCATGTATATTGAGAAATACATTGAAAAGCCAAGGCATGTGGAATTCCAAATCATGGCCGACAAGCACGGCAATGTGGTACATCTGGGAGAGCGTGACTGCTCCATCCAGAGACGCCACCAGAAGGTGCTGGAGGAAGCCCCCTGTGATGTGATTTCCCCCGGCCTGCGAAAAGCCATGGGCGACACCGCTGTAAAGGCAGCCAAGGCAGTGGGATATGAGAACGCGGGAACCATTGAATTCCTTCTGGATAAGGATAAGAACTTCTATTTCATGGAGATGAATACCAGGATTCAGGTTGAGCATCCTGTTACTGAGATGGTCACGGGAATGGACCTGATTAAGGAGCAAATCCGGGTGGCGGCAGGGGAAAACTTAAGCGTCAGCCAGGAGGATGTGAGGATTGAAGGCCATGCCATTGAGTGCCGTATCAATGCCGAGAATCCGGCTAAGAACTTTATGCCCTGTCCGGGACGCATCACCAATGTTCACATTCCCGGAGGCAACGGAGTCCGTGTGGACACTCATATTTACAATGATTATAAGGTGCCTGCAAACTATGACTCCATGCTGATGAAGCTGATAGTGTATGACAAGGACCGGGAGGCAGCCATCTCCAAGATGCGCAGCGCCCTGGGTGAGGTAATCATAGAGGGAATTGAGACAAATATCAACTTCCAGTACGAAATCCTGGAAAATGATGCATTCCAGCAGGGAGATACAGATACCAGCTTTATTGAGAAGCATTTCCCGGACTATGTGCGGTGA